A single Thermoanaerobacterium sp. RBIITD DNA region contains:
- a CDS encoding metallophosphoesterase gives MQLSDLHSKNFGKNNYRLIKKINSENPDIIVMTGDMVNTKDTDFEVFINLAEQLSKSYETYYIVGNHEQNLSDNKLKSLTDKLNTIGIRVLDNEKVTITKGNDSINLYGLWFNLKYYKDVSNEYTKNAYFGTEQIKTVLGSLDNNSYNILLTHNPVYFDTYSNWGADLTLSGHIHGGMVRIPFMGGLLSPEREIFPKYDAGEYQINGKELIVNRGLGNSFGFRIFNRPEISVIILSN, from the coding sequence ATGCAATTATCTGATTTGCATAGCAAGAACTTTGGAAAGAACAATTATAGACTTATAAAAAAGATTAATAGTGAAAATCCTGATATTATTGTAATGACAGGAGATATGGTTAATACAAAAGATACTGATTTTGAAGTGTTTATTAATTTAGCTGAACAGCTAAGTAAAAGTTATGAAACATATTATATCGTTGGCAACCATGAACAAAATTTAAGTGACAATAAATTGAAGTCATTAACAGATAAACTTAATACAATTGGAATTAGGGTGCTGGATAATGAAAAAGTTACAATTACAAAAGGCAATGATAGTATTAATCTATATGGGCTATGGTTTAATCTTAAATATTATAAAGATGTGAGCAACGAATACACAAAGAATGCGTATTTTGGGACCGAACAAATCAAAACTGTTTTAGGTAGTTTGGATAATAACTCATATAACATTTTGTTAACTCATAATCCAGTGTATTTTGACACATATTCGAATTGGGGTGCAGATTTAACTTTGTCTGGTCATATTCATGGCGGTATGGTAAGAATACCTTTTATGGGTGGATTACTTTCCCCTGAAAGAGAAATTTTTCCTAAATATGATGCAGGAGAGTATCAGATTAATGGAAAAGAACTAATTGTTAATAGAGGATTGGGCAATAGTTTTGGGTTTAGAATATTTAATCGGCCGGAAATATCAGTAATTATACTGTCAAATTAA
- a CDS encoding type III restriction endonuclease subunit M encodes MFIKPDNMDGQRISYNYVVQRYKIQQLLKEQPLVVLNNICEEITSGIRVKKEYYTDKDGYRIVAPGDIRSDIVYVNELKMVRTEVVKEKDIINSGDVLITSSGKSGQIIYANEALEGCVVTSDIIKITLRDRSKGVKLYRFLKSDTGQMLLNSIKIGILNKIFVEDVANLLIPEDFGAYKEGYSDDALRYARAEKLYKSAENMFYKIIDYKGEEEYLKYFYVTDHLDSHRLDPEYYSNFYTELYRVIQKNTENVKWQELGELVKIKVAERPKINENQKVKYFLLADIDPYFSIIKETHEDFYGNLSNRMRYIVRSGEIVTAKGGSATGTKGHATALITEEFDGMVTTDALYNLVPRNISPYYLLFLFKQPVILNQINMFTKGTLYKLIQRKDFERIRIPRLRTDLEWQIADKMMNYLNQLQNKF; translated from the coding sequence ATGTTTATTAAACCAGATAATATGGATGGACAAAGGATTTCTTATAATTATGTAGTGCAACGATATAAAATACAACAATTATTAAAGGAACAACCGCTTGTTGTATTAAATAATATTTGTGAAGAAATCACAAGCGGAATTAGAGTGAAAAAAGAATATTATACAGATAAGGATGGGTACAGAATCGTTGCTCCTGGAGATATAAGAAGTGATATTGTATATGTTAATGAACTAAAGATGGTACGGACTGAAGTGGTGAAAGAAAAAGACATTATTAATAGTGGTGATGTTTTGATTACATCGTCAGGCAAATCAGGACAGATAATATACGCAAATGAAGCATTAGAAGGCTGTGTAGTAACGTCGGATATTATAAAAATTACGTTAAGGGACAGGAGTAAAGGTGTAAAGTTATATAGATTTTTAAAAAGTGATACAGGGCAAATGCTCTTAAACTCTATAAAAATAGGGATTCTAAATAAAATTTTTGTGGAGGATGTTGCAAATTTATTAATTCCTGAAGATTTTGGCGCATATAAAGAAGGCTATTCTGATGATGCTTTACGGTATGCAAGGGCAGAAAAATTATATAAATCAGCGGAAAACATGTTTTATAAAATAATTGATTATAAAGGGGAAGAAGAGTACCTTAAATACTTTTATGTTACAGATCATCTTGATAGCCATAGGTTAGACCCTGAATATTATTCGAATTTTTATACTGAATTGTATAGGGTGATTCAGAAAAACACGGAAAATGTTAAATGGCAGGAACTTGGAGAACTTGTAAAAATCAAAGTGGCCGAGAGACCTAAAATAAACGAAAATCAAAAGGTAAAGTATTTTTTGTTGGCTGATATAGACCCTTATTTTTCAATTATAAAAGAAACTCACGAGGATTTTTACGGCAATTTAAGCAATCGGATGAGATATATTGTCAGAAGTGGAGAAATAGTAACTGCCAAAGGTGGAAGTGCCACAGGGACTAAGGGACATGCAACGGCGCTTATCACAGAAGAATTTGATGGTATGGTCACAACAGATGCGCTGTACAATTTGGTTCCCAGAAATATTAGTCCTTATTATCTCTTATTTTTATTTAAACAGCCAGTGATTTTAAATCAGATAAATATGTTTACTAAAGGAACATTGTATAAACTTATTCAGAGAAAGGACTTTGAAAGAATTAGAATACCACGGCTGAGGACAGATTTAGAGTGGCAAATAGCAGATAAAATGATGAATTATTTAAATCAGTTACAAAACAAATTTTAA
- a CDS encoding DUF2188 domain-containing protein — MGKNQWVVKHGDKWAVKGEGNERVTKVTDTQKQAINVAKGIAQNQKSELIIQGRDGKIRSKDSYGNDTCPPRDKEH; from the coding sequence ATGGGTAAAAATCAATGGGTTGTAAAACATGGCGACAAATGGGCTGTTAAAGGTGAAGGCAACGAAAGAGTAACTAAAGTTACTGATACGCAAAAACAAGCAATAAATGTAGCAAAAGGAATTGCCCAAAACCAGAAATCAGAACTGATTATCCAAGGAAGAGACGGCAAAATAAGAAGTAAAGATAGTTATGGAAATGACACGTGTCCACCACGAGATAAGGAACATTAA
- a CDS encoding N-6 DNA methylase, with translation MQELKDKIKKLGYDEIKDIDDATFVASHKDVYVYVKKVDEEQLKPELVTSITYEAMATDPISTYAWITNGTSNAYILVEEEKAVSEIPSVFEDENKLYSGKRQLTDRDKWSIRKYQELQEKFDGLHEMIYANKDHVNNSNDVIDEFSKLIFMETFRLYHPDYQLKKGNLSGKFFNDIYSYEYVAKNKGKAVQEIREAFKEIKDHADYVAILDNGEKANIFSADEYIKLENPNIYIAVLKALQDLGPIVIDGVEKPATLRDLTGDVLGRVFDVLLRGKFENKGGMGIYLTPRQVTEAAAEMVLHDLTKDGAAKLIGKDPKTGIPTLRIGDLCCGSAGFLIKMLQKIEHYLLNKLTGDKKQYEELFEQMKEHCFIGADNAPGMVLKARINMALHGAPKCPIFQTRNSLVNTRLKPGTFDAILTNPPFSKTGISKTIKKGNTTVENPEGAEIIKYYSSDIDEDGQNRMNPYGLSLGSKPDSRGQWKEVNSVDPAVLFIDRNLQLLKPGGLLMIVVPDGILSNSGDKYVREYIMGKKNPVTGEFEGGKAILKAVISLPQETFALSGAGAKTSLLYLKKKEHPGEKQGPVFMAVADEVGFTVKQNVEVQLGDDHNDLLKIVEAYKKGMPEDVE, from the coding sequence ATGCAGGAACTAAAGGATAAAATCAAAAAACTTGGTTACGATGAAATAAAGGATATTGATGATGCTACCTTTGTAGCCAGTCATAAAGATGTATATGTATATGTAAAAAAAGTAGATGAAGAACAGTTGAAACCAGAACTGGTTACAAGCATAACCTATGAAGCAATGGCAACAGATCCTATATCTACATATGCTTGGATTACAAATGGTACCAGCAATGCCTATATACTTGTGGAAGAGGAAAAGGCTGTTTCTGAAATTCCATCGGTCTTTGAAGATGAAAACAAATTGTACTCAGGCAAAAGGCAACTTACTGATAGGGACAAATGGTCAATAAGAAAATATCAGGAGCTACAAGAGAAATTTGATGGACTCCATGAAATGATTTATGCAAATAAAGACCATGTGAATAATTCCAATGATGTAATTGATGAATTTAGTAAACTTATTTTCATGGAAACATTCAGGCTATATCACCCAGATTATCAGTTGAAAAAAGGAAATTTATCAGGAAAATTTTTTAATGATATTTACAGTTACGAATATGTAGCAAAAAACAAGGGTAAAGCCGTCCAAGAGATAAGGGAAGCCTTTAAAGAAATAAAGGACCATGCAGATTATGTTGCTATTTTGGATAATGGGGAAAAGGCAAACATATTTAGTGCAGATGAATATATAAAACTGGAGAATCCCAACATTTATATTGCTGTTTTAAAGGCTCTCCAGGATTTAGGACCGATAGTAATTGACGGTGTAGAGAAACCTGCCACTTTAAGGGATTTGACTGGGGATGTATTGGGCAGGGTTTTTGATGTACTGCTTCGTGGAAAGTTTGAGAATAAAGGCGGTATGGGTATCTATCTTACTCCAAGACAGGTAACGGAAGCAGCAGCAGAAATGGTTTTACACGACCTTACCAAAGATGGGGCAGCAAAACTAATTGGTAAAGACCCAAAAACAGGAATCCCTACCCTCCGCATAGGTGATTTGTGCTGCGGTTCGGCGGGATTTTTAATAAAAATGCTTCAGAAGATAGAACACTACCTCCTAAATAAATTAACAGGAGACAAGAAACAATATGAAGAACTTTTTGAACAAATGAAGGAACACTGCTTTATCGGTGCGGATAATGCCCCGGGAATGGTTCTCAAGGCAAGAATCAATATGGCGCTACATGGAGCGCCTAAGTGTCCTATTTTCCAAACGAGAAATTCACTAGTGAATACACGCCTTAAACCAGGGACATTCGATGCAATCCTTACAAATCCTCCATTTTCGAAAACTGGTATTTCAAAAACGATTAAGAAAGGGAATACCACTGTTGAAAACCCTGAAGGCGCTGAAATTATCAAATATTATTCTTCTGACATAGATGAGGATGGACAAAACAGAATGAATCCTTATGGCTTATCACTTGGGTCAAAGCCAGACAGCAGAGGTCAGTGGAAAGAAGTAAATTCTGTAGACCCTGCAGTATTGTTTATCGATAGAAACCTTCAATTATTGAAACCAGGCGGGCTACTCATGATAGTTGTACCAGACGGCATACTCTCAAACTCAGGGGATAAATATGTCCGTGAATACATCATGGGTAAAAAGAACCCTGTAACTGGGGAATTTGAAGGTGGTAAAGCAATACTGAAAGCAGTAATTAGCCTTCCGCAAGAAACCTTTGCCCTTTCAGGAGCAGGTGCAAAAACTTCGCTGCTGTACCTAAAAAAGAAGGAACATCCAGGAGAAAAACAGGGTCCTGTATTTATGGCAGTAGCAGATGAGGTTGGATTTACTGTAAAACAGAATGTAGAAGTACAACTAGGCGATGACCACAATGACCTACTAAAGATTGTGGAGGCTTATAAGAAGGGTATGCCGGAGGATGTAGAATAG
- a CDS encoding restriction endonuclease subunit S encodes MVIYKVNAYISIMKKPNIIWINSSFIDDRINSNHYKEKMLTNIENILNSGLYILKINDIVEVNRRGKGLSVLKDGEIPNYKVRNLTNFGVDEEPDYVSKEDFIKNKSCHIKKGDVLLASTGVGSLGKVDLFYGNFPATVDGHITILRTKENFDSGYLKAYLQSKYGQIMIEQNTLGSTGQTELYPKDIEKFLIPIPSPEIQKYIGDKVRKADELREEAKRLKKEAETFLYEMLQLKPLNDFDKDMFSFVNSNYIDSERLDSEYYKTKYITLEKLLKSKKVTSFKDIIIESKYGASVPADYTMVGIPFIRGNNLTDNEINIDDIVYLNKKLKDEVKDHHVNTGDILITRSGTVGISAVVDEKCDGFSFGSFMIKLRIDMRIWNPYYIAAFLNSFWGKWQIERLQNGAVQQNINLQEIGRIIIPIISKENQDKIEELIKNYINKKRQSKQLIQEAKQDVEDLIEGNFDMSKVKANS; translated from the coding sequence GTGGTGATATATAAAGTGAATGCTTATATTTCAATTATGAAAAAGCCAAACATAATTTGGATTAATAGTAGTTTCATAGATGACAGAATTAACAGCAATCATTATAAAGAAAAAATGTTGACTAATATAGAAAATATATTAAATAGTGGATTATATATACTCAAAATAAATGATATTGTTGAAGTAAATCGAAGGGGTAAAGGGTTAAGTGTATTAAAGGATGGAGAAATACCTAATTATAAAGTTCGTAATTTAACTAATTTTGGAGTAGATGAAGAACCTGATTATGTATCAAAAGAAGACTTTATCAAAAATAAATCGTGCCATATAAAAAAGGGAGATGTTTTGTTGGCATCAACGGGCGTTGGCTCATTGGGAAAAGTTGATTTATTTTATGGTAATTTTCCAGCAACTGTCGATGGACATATAACTATTTTAAGAACTAAAGAAAATTTCGATAGTGGATATTTAAAGGCATACTTACAGAGTAAATATGGGCAAATTATGATTGAACAAAATACTTTAGGAAGTACTGGTCAGACCGAATTATATCCAAAAGATATTGAAAAATTTTTAATCCCCATCCCATCTCCTGAAATTCAAAAATACATAGGAGATAAGGTTAGAAAAGCAGATGAGTTGAGAGAAGAAGCGAAAAGATTGAAGAAAGAGGCTGAAACATTTCTTTATGAAATGCTTCAACTTAAACCATTAAATGATTTTGATAAAGATATGTTTTCATTTGTCAATAGTAATTATATTGATTCTGAAAGATTAGATTCGGAGTATTATAAAACAAAATATATTACATTAGAGAAACTCTTAAAAAGTAAAAAAGTTACTTCTTTTAAGGATATTATAATCGAAAGTAAGTATGGAGCATCTGTGCCAGCAGATTACACAATGGTTGGTATACCTTTTATTAGAGGAAATAATTTAACTGATAATGAAATTAATATTGATGATATTGTATATTTAAATAAAAAATTAAAAGATGAAGTTAAAGACCATCATGTAAATACTGGAGATATTTTGATAACAAGAAGTGGAACTGTTGGTATTAGTGCAGTTGTTGATGAAAAATGCGATGGGTTCTCATTTGGTTCATTTATGATAAAACTACGTATTGATATGAGAATATGGAACCCTTATTATATAGCAGCATTCTTAAATTCATTTTGGGGGAAATGGCAAATTGAAAGGTTACAAAATGGTGCTGTTCAGCAAAATATTAATTTACAAGAAATTGGTAGAATTATAATACCTATTATTTCAAAAGAAAATCAAGATAAAATTGAAGAATTAATCAAAAATTATATTAATAAAAAAAGACAATCAAAGCAACTAATCCAGGAAGCCAAGCAAGATGTTGAAGACCTAATAGAAGGCAACTTTGATATGTCAAAAGTAAAAGCAAATAGTTAA